One segment of Methanofastidiosum sp. DNA contains the following:
- a CDS encoding radical SAM protein encodes MSSELIRTTDSICPVCQKKIKADIKEIRGHIIMEKECQEHGFFSETLSNDAEFYKRLD; translated from the coding sequence TTGTCTTCTGAACTTATACGTACTACAGACTCAATATGCCCCGTTTGCCAAAAAAAAATCAAAGCAGATATCAAAGAGATTCGAGGCCATATTATAATGGAAAAAGAGTGCCAAGAGCACGGATTTTTCTCAGAAACTCTTTCTAACGATGCTGAATTTTACAAAAGACTGGATAG